ATCGGCGTAGGAACCGGCGGGCACGAAGCAGATGTCCTGGCTGTCGGGCTTGTCGGCCACCGCCAGACCGAACCGCTCGGCCAGCGCCCGCGTCGCGCTCTTGGGCAGGCCGCCCAGGGGGAAGCGCAGGAAATCCAACTGCTCGCGGGTGGTGGCGAACAGGAAATAGCTCTGGTCGCGTCCGGGGTCGGCGCCGCGGTGCAGCTCCGGCCCGTCCGCCCCCATGGCCCGGCGCACGTAATGGCCGGTGGCCAGCGCGTCCGCACCCAGATCGCGGGCGGTGGACAAGAGGTCGCGGAACTTGACCGTCTGGTTGCAGCGCACGCAGGGGATCGGGGTTTCGCCGCGCAGATAGGTGTCGGCGAAATCCTCGATCACCTCCTGCCCGAACCGGCTTTCGTAATCGAGCACGTAGTGGGGGATGCCGATGCGGTCGGCCACCTGGCGCGCGTCATAGATGTCCTGGCCGGCGCAGCAGGTGCCGGGGCGCTGGACCGCCAGACCGTGGTCGTAAAGCTGAAGGGTGATGCCCACCACATCGTACCCCTCCTCCCGCAGCAGGGCGGCGGTGACGGAGGAATCCACGCCCCCCGACATGGCGACCACCACGCGGGTTTCGTGCGGGGGCTTGGGCAGGCCCAGGCTGTTCAGTCCGGTATCGCTTGGATGACTTCCACTCATGGCGCCACAATATGGAACGGGGCGCCCCGGCGGCAAGCACCGCCCGGACGCCCCATGCCGGTATCCTTGCTGAAACGGGTCAGACGGAAACGGTCACTTGCCCGCGTTGCGCGCGCCGGCGGGCAGGCGCACGGTCAGACCGTCCAGTTCCTCGGTCATGATGATCTGGCAGCCCAGGCGCGAGGTCTTGGACAGGCCGAAGGCCAGATCCAGCATGTCCTCTTCATCTTCCGACGCTTCGGCCAGAACGTCGTACCAGTCGGGTTCGACGATGATGTGGCAGGTCGAGCAGGCCAGCGACCCCTCGCACGCCCCTTCCAGGTCCAGGCCGTGCTTGTGCGCGATTTCCAGCACGGACAGGCCGAGGGGGGCGTCCACCTCGCGGCGGGTGCCGTCGGTCTCGATGAAGGTCATCTTGGGCATGAAACGCAAACTCCCTAATGCGCGTCTTGAAAACGGAACGGATGATGGGGTCAGGGCGGCGGGGCACTGCCGGACCGGCGGGCCAGCGCGGCGGCGGTGACGGCCTCCAGCGCCTCCAGCCGTGCCAGCAGCCGGGCGGCGGCGCCGGTCCGGCCGTGGCGGAAGGCATCGGCCAGCGCGCGGATCCCCTCTTCGGTCAGACGGGCGGCCTCGGCGGCCACCTGATCCACCGCAGCGGCCCCGCCGGAAGCCAGGGATGCCGCCAGGGATGCCGTGTCGGGGTCGCGGGCGGGGTCGGCGGGCAGCAGATCCACCCCCGCCCGCCGCAGCAGGGTGCGGGCCCGCTGCAGCGGGTCGTGCAGCGTGGCGTGGGCCTGGGCCATCGCCTCGGCCTGGGCGCGGGCGTTGGCCTGCTGGCGGGGGCCGCGGGCGGCGAAACGGGCGGGGTCGAGCGCGCGGGTGAAGCCGGCCAACTGCCGCCCCAGCACCGCAAGGTCGAGGTCGAAGTGCTGCTCCACCCCCAGCCGGGTGAACGGGTCCAGGGCACGCGGCGGCAGCACCGCCCCGCACCCGTGACAGAACAGCGCGCGCGCACCCACATCCTGCCCGCACTGCCAGCAGGGCTGCAGGCCGCCGTCGATGGCGCCCGCGATGCCGTGCGGGTGCGGGCCGTTACCGCCGCTGGGGCCGTCGCTGGTGGGGGTCATGGCTGTTGTTCGCTTCCGGCCGCGCGCCAAATCGTTGGTAAAACTGACAATCACCATCGCCCCGCTCTCGGCGAGGTGCCGGAAAACGGGGCATGGGACACGGGCGGGTCATACCGGGTGCCGGGCGGCAAAGCAACGGGTTAAACCGCCGCAAGCGCCGGCACCAGCCGCCGGGCCATGGCGGCCCAGGCGGTGACGAAACGGTCAACGTCCGCCGCCGTGCTGTTCCACCCCAGGCTGACGCGGATGACGGAACCGGCCACGTCCTCCGGCTCCCCCATGGCTTCCAGCACGTGGGACGGACGCACCTTGCCGCTGGAGCACGCCGCCCCGGCGCTGACCGACACCCCGGCCAGATCCAGCGCCATCACCTGCGTCTCCCCCGCCACGCCGGGCAGGGCCAGACAGGTGACGTTGCCGGCCCGCGGGGCGCCCATGCCCATCACCCGCACCCCCGGCACCGCGGCCAGCGCCCGACGTTCCAGCCCGTCGCGCAGGGCGGCGAGATCCGGCCCCGGCGCGTCCAGGGCCGCGGCGGCGGCGGCGCCGAAACCGGCAATGCCGACCAGATTTTCCGTGCCGGCGCGGCGCCAGCGCTCCTGCCCGCCGCCGCGGATCAGCGGGTCGGGGTGGCACCCCTCCGCCACCACCAGCGCGCCGCAGCCGGCGGGGCCGCCCAGCTTGTGGGCCGACAGGCTGAGCAGGTCCACGCCCAGCGCCGCCCGGTCCAGCGGCACCCGCCCCGCCCCCTGCACCGCGTCGCAATGGACGATGGCGCCGCGGGCGCGGGCCAGACGCGCCACCTCCGCCACCGGCTGGATCACGCCGGTTTCGTTGTTGACCAGCATCACCGACACCAGCGCCGGCCCCTGCCCCTCGGCCAGCAGCCGTTCCAGGGCGGCCAGATCCACCACGCCGGTGCGGTCCACCGGGATGCGCGCCGCCGCCGGGGCCGCGGCCAGCACCGATTCATGCTCCACCGCCGACACGATCAGGCGCCGCCCGGCAAAGCCACGCAGCGCCAGATTGTTCGCTTCGGTCCCGCCGGCGGTGAACACCACCTCCGCCGGGGTGGCGCCGGCCAGCCGGGCCACCTGGCGCCGCGCCTCGTCCACCGCGCGGCGGACGGTGCGGCCGTCGGTGTGGACCGACGACGGGTTGCCGGTCAGGTCCAGCGCCTCCGCCATCGCCCCGCGCACGGCCGGGCGCAGGGGCGACGAGGCGTTGTGGTCGAGATAGGAGCGGCGTCCGGCGGCGGCCACGGTCATTCCGCCGCGACGGCGGCGCCGTCACCCGCCTCGCCCTCGCCCGTCAGATGGACCAGGGTCGCCATGCTGGTGCCGATGATCCGCCGTTCCACCACGTCGGCCACGGTGACCGACGACAGATAAATGTGGATCTGGTTGCCCAACTCCTCCCACAGGTCGTGGGTCAGGCAGCGGGACCGGTTGGTGCGGCAGCCCTGGGGCGTGACGTTGGAACAGCGGGTGGTGCGAATCGGTTCGTCCACCGCCAGGATGATGTCGGAAATGCGGGTGGCGTCCGCCGGATGGGCCAGCAGATAGCCGCCGCCGGGGCCGCGCACGCTCTTGACCAGCCCGCCCTTGCGCAGCTTGGCGAAGAGCTGCTCCAGATAGGAGAGGGAGATTTCCTGCCGCTCGGCGATGTCGGCCAGGGCCACCGGGTTGCCCTTGCTGGTGGAAGCCAGATCGACCATGGCCATCACGGCGTAACGTCCCTTCGTGCTCAGCCTCATCGCTCTGCTCCCTCCGTTCGTGCCGCGTCCGTGGCGGCCTGCGTCTTTGCAATCATGATCCGGTCACCCGGCGGCGGCATCCGCCTCAACACGCCGCGGCGTCCACCGGGCGGCGCTGGGGGGTATCCCCTTCCCCCACCCCGTTTCCGGGGCCCTGGGGCACATGGGCGGGGTGCGGGGCGACCAGCGCGTCGGCCTGGGCCGCTTCCAGCTCGCCCACCCGCTGGCGCAGGCCGTGCACCTGTTCCAGCAGGCTGGACAGCGCGCGGGCCACCGGGTCGGGAATGTCGCCGCACGGCGTGCCATAGGGCAGGAAATCGCGGGTGGCCACTTTGGGCGTCACCACCTTGGCCGGGATGCCGACCACCGTCGCCCCGTCGGGCACGTCGGCCACCACCACCGCGTTCGATCCCACCCGCGCGCCGTCGCCGACCGTGATGGCGCCCAGCACCTTGGCGCCCGCGCCGACGATCACGCCGTTGCCCAGCGTGGGATGCCGCTTGCCCTGGTGCAGCGCCGTGCCGCCCAGGGTCACCCCGTGGTACAGCATCACGTCGTCGCCGATCACCGCCGTCTCGCCGATCACCACGCCCATGCCGTGGTCGATGAAGAAGCCGCGCCCGATGGTGGCGCCGGGATGGATTTCGATGCCGGTCAGGGTGCGCGCCGCCTGCGATACCAGACGGCCCGGCAGCTTCCATCCCCGCCGCCACAGAGCGTTCGCCACCCGGTGCGCCAGCAAAGCATGAAGGCCCGGATAACACAGCAGCACCTCGATCCGCGACCGGGCCGCGGGATCGCGGGCCATGATACCGTCGATTTCCTGACGAAGATGCTTGAACACCCGCGGACCCATCATGGTATAGTTCGCGCCCCGGTGGGCTTTCTTCCCGACAGCCGCGGTTTCGCCGTCTTTGCCTTGGCAGAAAAACGGGTGAATGCGGGTGCGGCGGGAGGTGCCCCGGATGGCTTAACGACGCATATATGATGACCAAGCAAAACGGTCAAGTATTCAGTTCACAAAAAACATGGCCTCTGCCGGCGGCCCGCATTTGCTTGTCAGCCGCATCACCCGCCGCTTATGGTGCGGCCACGGGCCGGGGTCCGGTTCCGCATTCGTCCTTCGTGTCTTTCCGGGAACGCAAGCGCCATGCCTGAAGTGATCATCAACGGCCCGGCAGGCCGGCTGGAAGGCCGCTACACCCCCGGCAAGGAAGCGAATGCCCCCGTCGCGCTGCTGCTCCACCCCCACCCGCACCACGGGGGCAGCATGAGCAACAAGGTGGTGTTCACCCTGGGGCAGTCGTTTATCAAACGCGGATACGCCACGCTGCGCTTCAACTTCCGCGGGGTGGGCCGCAGCCAGGGCAGCTTCGACAAGGGGGAAGGGGAACTGGCCGATGCGGCGGCGGCCCTGGATTGGCTGCAGAACATCAACCCCAACGCGGCGCTGTGCTGGATCGGGGGTGTGTCGTTCGGGGCGTGGATCGGGATGCAGCTTCTGATGCGCCGGCCCGAGATCGACGGGTTCATTTCGGTGTCGCCCCCGGCGGGCAAGTTCGATTTCTCCTTCCTGGCCCCCTGCCCGTCGTCGGGCCTGATCGTTCACGGGGACCGGGACGAAGCCGTTCCGCAGACGGCCATTTTGAAACTGGTCACCAAGCTGTCCAATCAGAAGGACATCCGCATCGACCACCGCATCGTGCCCGAGGCCAACCATTTCTTCGTCAACCGCACCGACGAACTGGCCCGCGAGGTGGATGATTACCTGGACAGGGCCCTGGGCAACCCGCTGGAAACGGTGGCGGGGTAAATCTCCGGTCATTGTGGAACGGTAAGAACACAGATTTGAATGCAAAAGTATTCATTTGGTATTTATTGACGTTCCATATGTGCATTTCCTAGCATCGGTTCAACCAAGAAGGAGAACCGGATGCTGCCCAAGATCACACCCTCGCGCCGTACCTTTCTCATGGGCCTCGGCCGCTTCGCCGTCGCGGCCGAGGTGGCACGGCACCTGCCGTCTACGGCATTTGCCGCCGAGGGATATTGTCCGCCGCCATCGGCCTGGACCGATCTGGCGAAACAGGTCAGCGGTGGCGTGCTGCGGCCCGACGATCCGTTCTACGCCGACGTCTGCCGGCCCAACAATCTGCGCTACGCCGCCAACCTGCCCGCCGGCATCGCCCGCTGCGTCACCGATGCGGATGTGCAGGCGTGCATCGCGTGGGTGAAGAAGCTGGGCATCCCCTTTGCCGTGCGCTCGGGCGGGCACAATTACGCCGGCTATTCCACCACCGGCGGCCTGTTGATCGACATGTCCCGGATGGTGGGGGCGACGGTGGGCAAGGATGGGCTGGTCACCATCCGGGGCGGCGTGCTCAATTCCTATGTCTACACCCAGATGGAACGGCTGGGCCGCACCGTCACCCACGGGCGGTGCGACAGCGTGGGCGCCGCCGGCTTCCTGCTGGGCGGCGGCATCGGGTTCAACATGCGCAAGTTCGGCATGGGGTCGGATCTGCTGCGCGCCACCACCATCGTCACCGCCGATGGCGAGGTGCGCCCGGTGTCGGGCGAGGATAAGCTGTTCTGGGCGTCGCGGGGCGGCGGCGGGGGTAATTTCGGGATCAACACCTCGTTCACCCTGCAGACCTACCCCATCGAAAAAGTGACGGTGTTCAAGATCACCTGGACCACCAGTCTGGAAAAGGTGCTGCTGACCCTGCTGAAGCGTCTGGCCGAGGCGCCGGACGATTTCGGCAGCAAGATCAGCGTGACCATCCCCAGCCTGTCCGAACGCTGCGCCGGGGTGAAGCCGGAAATCTCCATCCTGGGCCAGTTGCACCCGTCCAAGGTCACGCTGAAGGACATCTTCGGGGATACGTGGGAGATGGCCGCCACCCGCGACGTGCGCGAGGATGTGGATTACTGGCCGGCGCAGGATTTCCTGCTGGAAACCACCTATCCCTATTATTATCAGGAAAAATCCAGCTACGTCACCGCCGCCGGGATCAATGAAGAGGCGGTGGCGGCGATGTTCGACTGGGCGGCGAAGATGCCGGCCACCTCGCTGCCGTCGGCGTTCAAGTTCTTCCAGGTGGGCGGTGCGGTCAACAAGACCAGCCCCACGGCCACCGCCTATGTCCACCGCGGCTACGACTGGCTGTTCAGCATCGAGGCGAATTGGTGGCGGCCCACGGATTCCGTGCCGCTGGTGGACGCGGCACTCGACTGGCAGCAGGGGTTCTACGCCGACGCCAACCGCCGGATGAAGGCGGCGGGCGCGTTCCAGAACTTCCCCGACCCGTCGCTGGCCGATTGGCAGTCGGCCTATTACGGCGAGAATTACCGCACGCTGACCGAGGTGAAGAAGGCCGTCGATCCCACCATGCTGTTCACCTTCCCCCAGGCGATCAAGCCGGCGTAAGCCGTCAGAACAGACTGAGTTGCTGCGTGCGCCGCCGTTTGCGCGCCACCGAACCGCCGTCCCGGCACAACTCTGCCGGGACCGCGGCCAGGAACGGCGACGGCGCCAGAGTCCGCACCGCCCCCCGCCACACCCGTTCCCCCGCGCGGGTCAGGAACAGCCGGTCGCGGGCGCGGGTGACGGCCACGTAGAACAGCCGGCGTTCCTCGGCCAGCGTGGCCTCGTCCGGTTCCGCGTCCCACGAAAACGGCATCAGGCCGGATTCCAGCCCGGCGACGAAGACGTTGGCGAATTCCAGCCCCTTGGCCGCGTGCATGGTCAGCAGCGACACCCGGTCGGCGCGGGCGTCGTGGAAATCGGCCTCGGTGGACAGCGCCACCGCGTCGCGCAGGCGGGCGGGGTCGCCGGCCACCGTGTCCGACGCGGCCAGGGCGGTCAGCCAGCCCGCGGCCTCCGCCACCGCCGCCGGGTCGGCGCCCTCCCCCCGCGCACGTTCCGCCGCCGCCGTCACCCGCGCGGCGAGATCCGCGCCCTCGGCCCCGTCCAGGGCGCCCAGCACCGCCCGCACGCCGGGGTGGCCGGCGATGGCGGCGGGGGAGCTTTTGCGGAACGGAATGCCGGCCCGGTCGAACGCCGCGCGGAAGGCCGCGGCCTGGGCATCGGTGCGGTAGAGCACGGCGCAGTCGCCGAAGCCCAGCGCCCCGCGGCTGGACCGGGTGCGGTTGGCGGCCAGCATGTCATGCCCGCCCAGCAGGTCTTCGATGGCGGCGGCGGCGAAGTCCGCCTCCGCCGCCTCGTCTCCTGCGGCGTGGACCGTCACCGGCTCCCCCATCGCCCGCGTGATGCCGTCGGCGGCGGCGCCGATCACCGCGGCAGCCGCCGTTACGATCGTCCCCGACGAGCGGTAGTTGCGTGACAGGCACAACATCGGGGCCGCCGGGTAATCGGCGGCGAAGCGCTGGAAGCACGCCGCGTCGGCGCCGCGGAAGCCATAGATGGCCTGATGCGGGTCGCCGATCACGCACAGGTTCCCCCCATCCCCCGCCAGCCGGCGCAGCAGGCGGTATTGCTGCTCGTCCACGTCCTGAAACTCGTCGGCCAGGATGTGGGAGAAACGGTCCCGCCACACGGCGGCGACGTCGGGGTGGGTGTCGAGCAGGTCCGCCGCCAGCACCACCAGATCGTCGAAATCCACTCATCCCTGGTCCCGCCCGGCGCGGTCCAGGGCGGTGCGGGCCGCGGTCTCCTCGTCCGTGCCCGTGCCGCCGGTGCGTTTGAGTGACGCGGTTGTACGCCTCGGCCACCGCTTTCGACGCGACCCCGGTGCCGACGATTTCCGACAGGATTTCCGGCAGGGGCACCAGGCTGGTCACCGGCCCGGCGGTGGGCGGCGGCACCGGCACATCGCGGTCGGCCAGCATCTCCACCCGGTGGGCCACGCCCACGGTGACGCGGGTGCCGCACACGGGGCACAGCCCGCCCAGCGCCAGCGTTTCCTTCGGGTCCAGCCGCACGCCGCAGGTGCGGTGCCCGTCCATATGGTATTTGCCCTCTTCGGGGAAGAATTCGACGGTGCCGCCGTACCCCTCCCCGCTTTCCAGCGCCCGGCGCATGGCGGCATAGCCGGGGTCGCCCAGAAAGCGCGTGGTCTCCCGCCCCAGCTTGGCCGGGGAATGGGCGTCGGAGTTGGACACCAGCCGGTAACGGTCCAGCGACGACACCCGCCAGTTCATGGCCGGGTCCGACGACAGCCCGGTTTCCACCGCGAAGATGTGACCGGCCAGATCGCCATAACACTCCGCCACGGAATCGAACCCCGACTGCGACCCCAGCACCGCGAACCACGGCGTCCAGATGTGGGCGGGGACAAGGTAGGAATCCGGCCCCGATTCCAGCGTGATCTCCAGCAGATCGCGGGAATCCAGCCCCAGGATGGGCCGCCCGTCCGACGCAATGTTGCCGATGCGCGCCAGACTGGCCGACAGCCGCACGGCGGCATCCAGATCGGCGGCGTAGACCAGATGATGGATCTTCCGGGTCTTGTCGCCCTTCTTGTAGATGGTGGAGATTTCGGTGGAGAGCATGAACGACACCGGGCGCCGGCACGTCTCGGGCAGCGTCTCCCACACCCGCCGTTCCAGATCGGGTTTCAGGCGGTAGAGCCCGTTGCCCTCCGCCACCAGCGTGTCACGGATTTCCGCCTGCCACGCCGGGTGGACGCAATCGCCGGTGGCCACCACCCGGATGCCCTTGCGCGCCGCCCACCACGCCAGATGCTCCAGATCCAGATCACGGCTGGTGGCGCGGGACAGGCGGGAATGGACGTGCAGGTCGGCGTGAAAGATCATCGGCGGGGCCTCGGTGCGGCGTCGGGTGGTCCATCATACCGGCAGTGTGACCGTCCGCTCCACCCCGATGGCGGTGAGAAAGGCCGGGTCGTGGCTGACCACCAGCAGCGCGCCGTCGAAGCCGGCCAAGGCATCCTCCAGCACCTCGATGGATGGCACGTCCAGATGGTTGGTGGGCTCGTCCAGCATCAGCAGCCATGGCGGCCGCTCCCCCGCCAGCGTGGCGGCCAGCCCGGCGCGCAGCCGCTCGCCGCCCGACAGGCAGCCCACCGGCTGCAAGGCGTCGTGGTTGCGGAAGGCGAAACGGGCGCAGGCGGCATAGGCCCCCCGCTCGTCCAGCGCCGGGTTGATCCGGCGGACATTATCCAGAACGCTGGCCCCATGGTCCAGCAGCGCCCCGTGCTGGTCGAGCAGCGCCACCCGCCCGCCGGGCCGGGACACGGTGCCGCCGCCGCGCGCCAGATCCCCCGCCGCCACCCGCAACAGGGTGGATTTGCCGGCACCGTTGGGGCCGGCAATGGCAACCCGTTCCGGCCCGCGCACCCGCAGCGTCCACGGCCCCAGGGTGCGGGCGCCCACGGTCACCGTCACCCCGTCCATGTCCAGCACCACGGCGGCGGCGGGCAGGCCGGTGGGCGGCAGGGCGATGGTCAGGGGGGTCAGCACCTCCACCCGCCCGCGGGCGGCGGCCAGCCGGGCTTCGGCCTCCCCCACCAGCCGTTCGTTCAGGCGGTGGCGCTGGCCGCCGCTGTTTTCCGCCCGCTCCGCCTGACGGCCCAGCAGGATCTTCGGTTCCGATTTGCGGGCGGCGAAGGCGCGCCCGGCCCGGTCGCGGCGGTCCTTGGCCTCGCGCTGGCGTTGGGCTTCCTGCTGCACCATGCGCAGGCCGGCGTGCGACCGCTCCAGATCACGGGCGGCGGCGTCGCGCTCCGCATCGCGCACGGCGGCGAAGGCCGACCACCCGCCGCCGACGATCCGCACCCCGATAGGGGTCAGTTCGACGATGCGGTCCATCGCTTCCAGCAGCGTGCGGTCATGGCTGGCGACGACGGCGCCGCCCGGCCAGCCCCGGATCAGGTCCATGACCGCCGCCCGCCCCGCCGCGTCCAGATTGTTGGTGGGTTCGTCCAGCAGCAGCAGGTCCGGCGCATCCAGCAGCAACCGGGCGATGCCGGCGCGCGTGCGCTCCCCACCGCTCAGGCTGCCCATCAGCCGGTTGAACGGCATGCCGGGCAGCCCGGCATCGGCCAGCGCCTGAAGCGCGCGGGCTTCGATGGTCCAGTCGGCGGCGGCGAAATCCGCGTCCCCGCCGGTCCCGGCCATGATGCGGTCCATGGCGGTCAGGATGGGGGCGATGCCCAGCGCCTCGGCCACCGTCAGATGCTCCGGCCACGCCTGTGCCAGAGAACCGATGCGCGCGCACCGGATGACGGTGCCGCCCGCCGGTTCGCGCGTGCCGGCGATGATGGCGAGCAGCGTCGATTTGCCGGCGCCGTTGCGGCCCACCAACCCGATGCGCTCCCGCCCGACGGACAAGGTGAGGTTTGAAAAGAGGCGCTCCCCGTCAGGGGTGACGGCGGAAACGGAATCGAGCGTGAGATATGCGGTCATGACGTGCCATGGAATCGAACGAACCGAGGGTGATGCCGGTGTTCGTTTCCATGTCCATGACACGTGTCTCCTGACTTTGGTCTCTGCGATGCTCCCTATCGTCGGATGATACCGGCGATAGGGGCGGTTTCACTCCGCTCCGCCGTGGCCGTGGCGGTCCCGCTCATTCCAGCGGACAGCGGCATAGCCCAGCGCCACGACGATGGCGGGCATGATGATGTAGGCCAGAACCCACATGCTGTTCATTTTAACCCTCCCAAGGTCCGCCGAGCAAAGCAATGCAGCGTTACCGCTGCGCCCAGCCACACCGAGCTTCCGATCCCCAACGCCAAGGACGATACGGGGACCGTCCCCATACCATATAGGAACGCGGCGGCAGGACCAACAACACCAACGGCGACACACGCCGTCGAAGCGCGGTCCAAAGCATTGGCAAGCAGCTTCACGCGCTCATTATGGATCAGGCTCATGTCTGCCGGGCTCCTGGCCCTGTCAGACCCAGACCCAGGTCCACTTCACGACCTGTCCCAACGCTGTGGAGATCGTGATAGGCAGGGAGCACCCGTCTAAGGATGCGTTGTGGATCAACGTCTTACGGGAGAGAGTGGCGGAGCGGGGGGGATTCGAACCCCCGGTACGGTTTAACCCGTACGACAGTTTAGCAAACTGCTGGTTTAAGCCACTCACCCACCGCTCCGCCGGGGTACGCCGCGAACCGCAGCGTTGTGGTGGACGTGTTTCTAGCGGGGCCGCCCACCCTTGTCAATCACCAAGGATGCGGGAAACCCATACAAGCCCGACCTTTTCTTCCCGCTGACCACTGTGGAGAATCTGTGACAAAAACGCATAAAATTTTATATACATTTTAGATCCAGCGCGCTATGATACCCCCATCAACAGTAGGGACCACTCAAACACGGTCGGGGAGACGGATCATGACGATATCCAAGCGCTGCATCGAAACGCTGATCGACCTTGCCGAAATCAAGCTGAGCTGCATGGACGTCACCGACGCCGAGGACCGGCGCGAACGCGAGCTGCTGGAACGCTGCATCGCCGAGTTGAAGGCGGAAGCCTCGGGCGCCAACGGCTCGTTGCTCGCCATGTCCGGCAGCGGACCCAAGCGCCGCGGCCGCCGGCCCAAGCACCTGCAATACCACGAACTCCACGCCGCCTGAGACATACACGGCCAGCGTCTTACCCGGCGCCCGTCTCCACCGCCATCGGGCTGCCGCCCGGTGGAAGAGCCGCGGCCAGGGGGGCCGACCGCGGCAGGGTCAGGCGGAAGCGCGTGCCCTCCCCCTCGTGGGACTCCACGGCGATGCGCCCGCCCAACACCTGGGTCATGGTGTTGAACACGATGTGAAGCCCCAGCCCCGATCCCCCTTCCCCCCGCTTGGTGGTGAAGAAGGGGTCGAAGATGCGGGGCAGAACGTCGGCGGGGATGCCCTTGCCGGTGTCTTCGAACAGGATTTCCACCTGTTCGCCGCCGATGCGGGCGGCGCGGATGGTGATCGTGCCCTGCCTGCCGCCCTCCGGTCCGGCTTCGCCGAATCCGTGGATCACGGCGTTGATGGTCAGGTTGCTCAGCACCTGCGACAGGGCGCCGGGGTAGCTGTCCATGGCGATCCCCTCGGGGCACTCCACCGACACCGCCACCTGCGTGCGCTTCAGCCGCGGGCGCAGGCTGAACAGGATCTCGTTGATGTAGGAGCCGAGGTCGAACGGCCGGCGGTCGCCGGAGCTTTGGTCCACCGCCACCTGCTTGAAGCTCTGCACCAGTTCCGCCGCCCGGTTGATGTTGGCGACCAAGAGGCGCGTGCCCTCGTTCACCCGGCCCAGATAGGCGGCCAGATCGGTCTTGCGCAGGGTATTGCCGGCGAACAATCCCTGGATGCGGTCGGTTTCCTCCGCAATATGGGTGGCGGCGGTCAGGCCGATGCCGACGGGCGTGTTGATCTCGTGCGCCACCCCCGCCACCAGTTGGCCCAGCGATGCCATGGTTTCCGCCTGGATCAGGCTGTTCTGGGCGATGCGCAGGTCGGTCAGCGCGCGTTCGGCCTCGTCACGGGCGGCGCGCATGGCCGCCTCGGCCAGCTTGCGGTCGGTGATGTCGTAGAGCCACGTCAGCAGCGCGCGTTCGCCGTCGAAGTCGATCTCGCTCCACGACGACAGCACCCACACCACGGTGCCGTCGGGGCGGCGGAACGCCACCTCCGCATCGCGGAACGAGCCCGCGGCCTCCAGCCGGCGGATCAGCCGGTTGCG
This DNA window, taken from Azospirillum fermentarium, encodes the following:
- the mnmA gene encoding tRNA 2-thiouridine(34) synthase MnmA, producing the protein MNSLGLPKPPHETRVVVAMSGGVDSSVTAALLREEGYDVVGITLQLYDHGLAVQRPGTCCAGQDIYDARQVADRIGIPHYVLDYESRFGQEVIEDFADTYLRGETPIPCVRCNQTVKFRDLLSTARDLGADALATGHYVRRAMGADGPELHRGADPGRDQSYFLFATTREQLDFLRFPLGGLPKSATRALAERFGLAVADKPDSQDICFVPAGSYADLVAKLRPGGVEPGDIVHLDGRVLGRHDGIIHYTVGQRKGLGIGGQKGDGGEPLYVIRLDAATRRVIVGPRDALGRRRVLVRGMNWIGPALADGQGLAVSVKLRSAQPAADAVIGLGPGRTAEVVLDQPHYGIAPGQACVVYAGDRMLGGGWITGTQAE
- a CDS encoding ferredoxin family 2Fe-2S iron-sulfur cluster binding protein, whose product is MPKMTFIETDGTRREVDAPLGLSVLEIAHKHGLDLEGACEGSLACSTCHIIVEPDWYDVLAEASEDEEDMLDLAFGLSKTSRLGCQIIMTEELDGLTVRLPAGARNAGK
- a CDS encoding molecular chaperone DnaJ, producing MTPTSDGPSGGNGPHPHGIAGAIDGGLQPCWQCGQDVGARALFCHGCGAVLPPRALDPFTRLGVEQHFDLDLAVLGRQLAGFTRALDPARFAARGPRQQANARAQAEAMAQAHATLHDPLQRARTLLRRAGVDLLPADPARDPDTASLAASLASGGAAAVDQVAAEAARLTEEGIRALADAFRHGRTGAAARLLARLEALEAVTAAALARRSGSAPPP
- a CDS encoding cysteine desulfurase family protein codes for the protein MTVAAAGRRSYLDHNASSPLRPAVRGAMAEALDLTGNPSSVHTDGRTVRRAVDEARRQVARLAGATPAEVVFTAGGTEANNLALRGFAGRRLIVSAVEHESVLAAAPAAARIPVDRTGVVDLAALERLLAEGQGPALVSVMLVNNETGVIQPVAEVARLARARGAIVHCDAVQGAGRVPLDRAALGVDLLSLSAHKLGGPAGCGALVVAEGCHPDPLIRGGGQERWRRAGTENLVGIAGFGAAAAAALDAPGPDLAALRDGLERRALAAVPGVRVMGMGAPRAGNVTCLALPGVAGETQVMALDLAGVSVSAGAACSSGKVRPSHVLEAMGEPEDVAGSVIRVSLGWNSTAADVDRFVTAWAAMARRLVPALAAV
- a CDS encoding Rrf2 family transcriptional regulator, producing the protein MRLSTKGRYAVMAMVDLASTSKGNPVALADIAERQEISLSYLEQLFAKLRKGGLVKSVRGPGGGYLLAHPADATRISDIILAVDEPIRTTRCSNVTPQGCRTNRSRCLTHDLWEELGNQIHIYLSSVTVADVVERRIIGTSMATLVHLTGEGEAGDGAAVAAE
- the cysE gene encoding serine O-acetyltransferase; this encodes MMGPRVFKHLRQEIDGIMARDPAARSRIEVLLCYPGLHALLAHRVANALWRRGWKLPGRLVSQAARTLTGIEIHPGATIGRGFFIDHGMGVVIGETAVIGDDVMLYHGVTLGGTALHQGKRHPTLGNGVIVGAGAKVLGAITVGDGARVGSNAVVVADVPDGATVVGIPAKVVTPKVATRDFLPYGTPCGDIPDPVARALSSLLEQVHGLRQRVGELEAAQADALVAPHPAHVPQGPGNGVGEGDTPQRRPVDAAAC
- a CDS encoding alpha/beta hydrolase codes for the protein MPEVIINGPAGRLEGRYTPGKEANAPVALLLHPHPHHGGSMSNKVVFTLGQSFIKRGYATLRFNFRGVGRSQGSFDKGEGELADAAAALDWLQNINPNAALCWIGGVSFGAWIGMQLLMRRPEIDGFISVSPPAGKFDFSFLAPCPSSGLIVHGDRDEAVPQTAILKLVTKLSNQKDIRIDHRIVPEANHFFVNRTDELAREVDDYLDRALGNPLETVAG
- a CDS encoding FAD-binding oxidoreductase, producing the protein MLPKITPSRRTFLMGLGRFAVAAEVARHLPSTAFAAEGYCPPPSAWTDLAKQVSGGVLRPDDPFYADVCRPNNLRYAANLPAGIARCVTDADVQACIAWVKKLGIPFAVRSGGHNYAGYSTTGGLLIDMSRMVGATVGKDGLVTIRGGVLNSYVYTQMERLGRTVTHGRCDSVGAAGFLLGGGIGFNMRKFGMGSDLLRATTIVTADGEVRPVSGEDKLFWASRGGGGGNFGINTSFTLQTYPIEKVTVFKITWTTSLEKVLLTLLKRLAEAPDDFGSKISVTIPSLSERCAGVKPEISILGQLHPSKVTLKDIFGDTWEMAATRDVREDVDYWPAQDFLLETTYPYYYQEKSSYVTAAGINEEAVAAMFDWAAKMPATSLPSAFKFFQVGGAVNKTSPTATAYVHRGYDWLFSIEANWWRPTDSVPLVDAALDWQQGFYADANRRMKAAGAFQNFPDPSLADWQSAYYGENYRTLTEVKKAVDPTMLFTFPQAIKPA